The DNA window CAATCCCCAAATACTGATCCAACCAAATAACACTTCAGTGCTGGAAAAGAAAGCAGGTGTGGCTGTGTAGGAATACCAGCCTTAAGCAGTATCCTTGAACAACCCTCCCACTTACAATTTGTCCTTTTTCACGGACTTCCATTCGTCATACTTTAACATTGTATAGGCACACAACCCCTTCAAAAACGGCACAACTTACAACTGAAAAGGGCAATGCAAACTGAAATGCCAcatcagagaaagaaaaaaaagacagaagagtaataaaaaacacataccTCTCCTTTTGGATAGCGGTAATAGTATTTGTCCTGATCACGCAAAGCGAATTCCTCAGGGTGCTGCTCTTTAATTTCTTCATAAGTCATTTCCTCACACACGCCCTGCAGCAACAAACATTTAGGAGAGTTAATAAGCAATTCAAGCCAcaactttctttaaaaagcaaacTTATTTCCCCTTGCggggaaaatgttattttggttCCATTTCCtactgagaaaaacaaaaactcacAGCATCAATCTCATTAAGAGATTTCCACTGCTCGTATGGGACTCCCAGGGCCTCAGCAGTCTGTATTGCCCTCCTCATCTGGCTTGTCCAAACTCTGAGGTCCTTTAGGTTCTGCTCTTCCAGAAACGTGGACAGTGCTCCAGCAAACTAGACAAAGGTGAGAAGAGGTCAGGATTACTGAAGTGCCAACACGCCGGCATCCAGCACATTCCAGGAATTCTTGCTTGTTCTCCACAAACCACATATTTGTTTCCAGTCTTTAATGATAGCATGCACAAGCCTTACGAATGTTACCTAACTATTTAAGATGTACAAACAAGATCCATATGTTTACTGTAAAGTTGCAGGTGTAACTAATGACAAACTGGGCACTGAAATATACACAGTATGATACTAACCCCATTCAGGCAATGCCGGAGAGGGATCAATACAGTCAATGACCTAGAATCTGAAAAAGGGGTAGGACCCGTTCTGCATTGTTACACTTCTTATTCTATAGGTTAAGGGGTATTAAAACATTTCATCGCAGTCGCACTGCAGGGTTTTGGAAAGTACCTTTTTCCCCCGGACAGACAGGCCCGAGTCGCCGCCAAGCCTGCCCTGAAGGTTGTGCTCACTCTCGCCATGGCGACACAGGTAGATGTGTCGGGGCTGCACATGGATGTTCATCAGATAGTAAACAATTTTACTTTGGATATGGTCCTGGATTCTGTTCACAAGAAACCTCCGTCCAACGTCTATGACTTTGATGAAACAAAGGTCCCTAGGAAGGAAACACAAGCCAGGCATATAAAAAATGTCGACTGTGGTCACAAACCTTTGTATCATTTATGCAGAGTGTAGGTGGacgtgccaaaaaaaaaaagttttaaatcacgttttgaagaatacatccattttctaaccactttaacCAAATGTAGGGACACAGGGGAGCCGAGGCCTAGCCTGACAAACAGgctaaggcaggatacactctgaatgggatgccagtccatagctaggcacacattcacaccaggtcCATTTTTCCCCACCAAGCCAATCAACCTACAAGTATGTGTTTGAACTTTGGGAGCACCCAGCAAAaccccatgtgaacacagggagagcaaACCCCatacagacagcagcccagggaTTGAGCCCAGGGACCCtgtactgtgaggcagcaatgctagcaTCTGCTGCAACTTGAATTGGCCACcattaaaataagtaaaacacGACTTTGTTCAGAGAAAAACATACATCTGATGTTTGTTAAAGTGTAAGTGTATAAGAATAATGTAACGAAGTTCATACCGGTCATAGTGATCAGGATCCAGAGGCTGATAAGAAGCTCTGTAACATTCGATTCTCTTGAGGAAATCTTCCATGGCATCTGTCCTGTTGCAGTCTTTGTAATCTGGACAAGACACCTTCACTTCCTACAAAGAAAAGGCACAGGTCACATCTACGTAGGTGAAAAGCACAGTAGTTTATGATTTTAGAACATATTTACTGCTGACCTCATTGCTTATAAAATCTACTACACACTGGAGCATTTCCCCCCCACTtgcaacaaacaaaatgaaatttaattggATTGAAGTCATTTTCAGGTCATAAAAGGATAAAGGCTACAAGTTTAAAGCAAAGCACACTCTCCCTCATCATATTTTGAATTCATCTCGAAGGAGCAGTTCATGTTGAGACTCACCATAATATTTGTCGCAACGACATCAGGGTCTTCACAAACCgattcaatgaaaaaaatctgtgGAGAGAAATTATGTAACTTAGTTTATTCCAAGGATCCATTtgcaaaaaacaattacaaaacacCTATTTTTCCCCCTCTTAAAAAATTCAGCCATCATCTTTGCCTCTTGCAGTATGATGGGGTCCACATCAGCACTACCCGGCATACATGCTGTCACTATCACACAATGTACAAGtgctaaaatatgtttaaatgtaCTGGTGAAGACTTCAGAGTAGCGCATCTCTCTAAGCATAACACAATTGATGACCGCACATAGAAATGTGATTTGAATTAAAATCAAGAAAGATTTTTCCCCAATGAAGAGCTAAGAGATTGCCTTGCCTTAAATCCATTCTCACTGCCAAAATGAAGGATCAGGTCTCTCCTGTCCCTCGTGGTGTTGGTGGCATCAAAGACCTACAAGATGAACAGTAAATGAACCTGGCTGAAAGGGCAGACATAAGACGTGCGATTATATCAACACTCTTTGGTCTTAGGAATAACCAAAACAGTTTTGAGACCAAGCCTTAGGCAGTACTTCTTCCATTCAGTATTCTTCGAAAATGCAGAAATCACATCACTATAACCAGATTGCGAAAGTAAAATGGGTTGTTATAAGCAAAGGTTCAGTCAGTCTCTTATGAGAAATCTAGACTTCTTTTTCAGTATGCTACAATTTATTCAGTGTTACTACTGCAGCGAAACCACTGAGACTTACTAAAAGATGCAGCtatcttttaataaaaataagactTTGCAAGCGGTGTGACCAATATACATTTATCCTTGTCACTTTTCAAGAGATTTGTCATCATTCATATACTAACACCACAAAACAAGCTtccaatttaagaaaatgtgacAATAGTACTCTAAAATCAGGTCAAAATTACAATCCAcaaatgtttgtattgtatacaggttctgaaaaaaatctgaaagacTTACAGCGATGTGACCACCTTCTTCAGTAAGGTAGGATTTGACATCTCTTAAAGCAGCTAAGGCACATTGTCtgcgaacaaaaaaaaaagtttaaataattcCTGATAACAGAACTGCAGCTCAACTGTTCACGAAAAAAAGTTTCAACTCACTGTCGAATTTTCATGGCATCTTGATTATCTGGCCTGAAGAAGTCATAGGAGCTGTAATGTCTGACTGCTTCCCGGCGATACTCCCCAACATTGAACActgcagcaaaacaaaaacaaacaagagtttTATCCAGGCAATAAACCACCACAATTGCCTAGAGTTACGACTTGGACAGCTACTCATGACCATGGCAATGATGTTCAGTGTTCATTACAGGGTACCTTTAGTGGGGACTCCGATCCAGTTGAGGTAGCGCGTCAACTTCTTGGAGATGTAGGTCTTCCCTCGAGCAGGCAGGCCAACCATAACAATCACAGTGGGAGAATTGGTTAGACGGGGATCGCCAGCTGTGTTAGAAGAGTACAGAAAAACTGAATTAGTCCTGTAGCCAAGGCAACAGAGAAGCACCTTACATGTCATGCCATAAACATGTCAAACTGCACCTTCACAGAGGGTTTTGAGATTATTTTCGCAAGTCAGCAATACAGGCCAGCATGTTCATAATCCATCTTTAAAAGCATCATTTGGAACTGGCATTGAAGTCTCACATCTACTGAAATCCACAAAACCTGCCCTTAATTAAAAAGGCTTAATACCATCCCTAACACACTCTGGAGATGGAATTTCCTCTAcctcatttattatttaaataaacactTAGGTCTATAGTTGTTGGGTCTTCACTTTAGGTCAATCCGGCACCACCAACATCCCTAGCCCATTCCTCACTACAACACGACAGACAAATCTAATCTGAAGCAACTGAAATTGGGTCACTCCCTCCACTGAACACCCTCTCGCAAGCAATCATGTCTAAACCCTCGCTTCACTGACCTCACCCGAGGGAGGAGAGTACAGATCTGTTGTGCACTCAGCAGCCTGTACTAGAAGCATGTGCAGCACCTACACATGGTCGCTGCTCTGCGGCAATAAaaatgaccccccccccccaaagcaTGGAATTAAATCTATAATCTGCCTGGAACATCAGATAAGGTGAACCAGAAACAGTGCAAATAAATTGCATCAGTGATGAACAAAAGATAAAAGCAGATACTATttcaccagcagcagcagcagcagtgggtttttttaaaaatatatattttatttcccaCTTTAACTTCTTAAGAgggataaaaaaaattgtactgAATCTAGTAAAATATATTCCAGCCTTCCAGTGTGATGTAAATAATCAAAGATGTGCCTGGTCAGCACAGGGATAGAGGACCACCAAGGTAATTCAGGACTCTGTTCTAAGCATTGCTGGTGGACCAGTGGGTAACACTTCCATCGAGACCAGACTTTCCAATGTCCCAGTAAGGAGACCAAGGACTCTGTTCACGGGAGGGGTCATCCATAGACTGAGGTATTAAACCAAGCTCCTGGCTAATAGGTCATTCAAAAGCTCCTGGCATCGTCTGTTAGAGGGTGAATGATCACCCCGTATACTGGTTACACTCCCCTAGGGGCTTGTACAATCCAGCCTATTTAATTCAAGAGTGGAAGCAGCTTCCCACTTCTCTCCCTGAACTGCTGGTGATGTCCCAGGGCTGACATAAGGAAAACAGAAGTTACAATTTCTTCATACTGGATTTACCAAATGCTGGTTAATAAACagtttgggggggaaaaacacTTTGACTCAGAGACATGAAGTCAGGGAATGAATCTTAGACTTATGTCAAAAGCCCATTACGCCATCGCTACCCTATAGTTAGGGATATCTGCAGATGTCCTAGTCACTACTCTTCCAAGAGGAAAAGTACATGCTGTTTCAAAAGCACAATTCAATTCACATAATTCTTAAAATGAAGAACCTTCTCATGAAGTAATGCGGATCTTCTCGGGACATCtagtatataaataaatgacAATGCATAGCAAAAGCAAGtcagcaaaaaacaaatctcatCCAATGTACTTGTCTCATGACCGATTCCTTAAATAGCATCAAGGAGCAATGGGATAGGATATGTGGGTACAGTAATCCCTCTGCGATCTGGCCCGTCTGAGCACACGAGAAAGGGCACATGATCACCGTCTTGGATTAGACTTCGCAATTGGTATTGACTTAGAAATTAAGCACTTTATAAATGACAATGAACTAtcactacattaaaaaaaaacaatgaattagATCAGGTATAAATGCTTTTTCTTACAAACCTAAAAAGAACAGGGAAAAGGGGATCATGTTGCAAGTAAAGAAAACTACATTGCAGAACCTTTTTTACAAAGTTATTACAACGCAGAGGCTGAAGTAATTTTGAGGTCAGAAAGTGACTTgcatcattgcagttttagatCAGGTGAAAtgcagttaaaagaaaaacttgaTGAAACTCTTTAGCCTTAACTGAACTTTGTTAAGGTACAGGTTACCTGACAAACTGTTTAATACACAGCATCTTCCAGGCTACTGTGTCAAGGTgttcacatttttacatttgaataTTTCTGTAAGCAACTTTACCATAAAGCCAGCATCACCCACAATTCATAACTTGGAAGATACAAATACTATCCATCGCAATGTGTACaagtaaagcattttatttaacagGATAAAATACAAACGGGAACTGCCATTTCATTTTGATCCAATGTCCTTATTAAAAATGAAGGATGGTGTTGCCAACTAAAACCAAAACCTGCGTTTCGGAAACGGTAGCAGAGTAAGAACAGTTCAATTATGTTGCAAAAGATCTTTTAATATTGGAAGATTCGACACTAAATTGCAATCCCTAAATGGTTTTCTAAACTGGAGTATAATGATAGATCAACAAGACCGCATTCATTGCTAGAAAAAACCAACGTCCTTTCACATAAAGGTATAAAAGGAACTTTTTCATGTTATGCGGAAAGCAAATGATAGAAGTTAAAACCACGCAGGATTAAAAACGACTAGTTAATAAGGGGCtgtattctaaaaaaaacacccacGCAACAGAGTCCCTGCTTTACGAAAGCCCCCGTTGCTGACGTCATTTGACCAGCACATTGCGTCCGACTTCTCCCTCTGCTATCTTTCTTTAGAGCAGCCCCGGAGCGCTGAAGAAATCTGCTTATCCCAATCACTGGATGACGAAGCTTCAGCGCAGAACTCCCCCCGTCCCTCTCCCGTGCGCCTGCGCGTCGTTTCCGAGCTTCACCGCTCCATAACGGGAAGCCGGAGTCGCCGTGGTTGCTATAGCAACCCCTTCCAGCTCCGCGTGCAGCGAGATCTGGCTCATCAGAATGCCGGACACAAAGAAGGTGACTAAGCTCGGTCTCGAGCCCCCCCCAACGCCTCGCTCGGCGCGCGGACTCGAGCCCCCGCCCCTTTATGGTAACCGGGAGCCTCTCATGACACGGTGCGGTATTGAAATGTGAATCTAAGCGCTTTCGCAGTATTCACCGTCAGAATGTAAAGCAATATTAATCATCCTAGCGACAACCCTGAACTGTAAGCTTTAGTTAAACGCCGGTACATTTCCATGAAGGCCTTTTTGGGGGGCGGGGGAATTAACATCCTTAAAGCAGCACAGAGGTTAAACCAAACGAGTTATCCTACATTCCAttatttattactgtggaaAATACTAGGCACATTTTTCCTGAATGGTCTTGTATCAGTTATATACATGCAACCAAGCAGGACCAACGTTACTTTCATATTCATTGAGCACTTCaaatgttaattgttttttttaccatttttactGTTAACAATCTACACTGCGGTGGTCGATTTGCGACTGCTTGGACAGGGAATTCGTGTATCGCTGTTCTTTAACATCTTAATACAAGCAGGAATGGGTTACAATAGGCTACGTTGTCCCGCCCATTTTTAAACAGAGCCCTGgaccacattttttttccctcccctgCTTCAAATGCAAATACACGTGAGTCACGTTTCGGCTCtcctttttgtgctttgttcgcTACCATTTGTTCAGGAGACCGCGTAATACAAATCACACCCTCACAGTGTCCTTGTAAATGCCCAGATAAAAACGGATTAAAAATGTACGAGTACGAGAGTGCAACGTTTAGATGCCACTTGCAGAGATTCATCGGTTACCGAAACTCGGAATTACATTTAGGTGTAAGTGTCTACCTATAAATGAACTATAAAACACAACGTCACAAAACGCCATCCTTCAGAACCGCCGTCCGCATTACAGAGCTCCGTCTGAACAAGGGGCGGATAGCACCGCTAACAGTGCAACTGCTCACCAAATGAACTAGGTCTTCCCTAAAActaaaggaacaataggtttattccatactgagaagagaagagagaaaacacaacgtttcggctgtgaagcgtTCTTCAGGTCTTCTCTGAATAGCTTTACGGCGGAGACCAAAAATAGGGCTGAGAATGCCACACCGTATCAGAAAGTAAAATCAAATACAGATCAGATCAAAGACGGGGGCAGTCTGCCGTCACGCCTGCCGCAAGCTAAAGTAACGCAAACTAATCATGTGCGCTACTACTTAGCATGCGAGGGAATTCCACATTTATGATACAAGGCCCGACCAAGAGACCAACAAAAAACTGGCGATACGCATTTCATTCTTTAACACAGCAGATGAGAGAACTGCACTTACATCTACGAGGTATAGCTGGTCTATCATCCTTAGAAGGAATCCAGATCTTTTGGAGGCGAGTCTGCTTGAGCTCCTTTGGCATAGctatgtgggggaaaaaaaaatcctttcgaGTTTCTCCTTTAGGATGCCGAGTATAACAAAGCCGAGAGATTTCTTTTTGAAAGAAATTCCAGTGTACGCGGTGActagcttgtttttttaaataaaaaaaaacggatCGAGAATTGTAATGTAAAAGGAAATCTAGTTATCGGAACGCCgaagtaacattttttttcctgtaaagcaGGTAGCTAGTCAGAATATTTCCTGTCTTCTCACGGGTACCGAAATCCGCTCCTAACCAGCGCTTTGTGGCAATTATAAATTGCTCGCTTAAAGAATTTCGTTTGTACCGTTTCACTGAGCTACCTCCCTACGATGCCGGTATCTTAATCTCCCCCACTGTTCCAGATCCCGTATTTAACCTCACAAGCCGGCAGTGCAACGTGACGACCGTGACGCACCACTCAAAGGCGTGGTAACCGGTGTTTTACTAGGGTTTAAAGAGACAAACCATTTTACGCCGCCTTGTGGTAAAATGCAGAATTGCTGAATCACCGAAGGACAAGTCTGATATTGCAGTGACATTTATTGGTGAAAGTAAGCTGTAAATACGCTACACATAATAATTAAATGGTTACATACATTTAACCCCCTTTGACCGCATCAAGCGGATAAAACCctgcttcattttaatttttgcttAAACTAAACTAATGCTTTATTGCTTTATTACCGCAAAGGTTTCATTAGAAATAATTATACTTTTgagaaagtgtttaaaaatcacATCATTTTCgatacaattgcatttttaataaggTCACATAGATCCTCGTGGTCAGACGACTCCTACTAAGTGGCGTCCAGGCAAATTAAACCTGTCGTTGCGGGAATGCACGTACTTCATGTACGCTGCCTCACAGGAAGTGACATTTGAAATTTTGGAGCCCGAAGTGAAGGGATTCCCAATTGAGTTCCTGGCCTGTCTCGCGGATCGTCCCTTGTGCACGTGCAAATCTGTGCATTCGCACAttggggggggagagggggcaTTTTTCCCCCCTTCCACGCTTGAATGATAACGGTGCAAGAAAGCATCATATACCTCCCATCCCGACTTACAGGCTATGCAATAACGTGAATATCAATAATAAGATTTcatcaaaaaaaatcatttcacgCTTAGACGTTTTCAATTTTATAAAAGAATGAAATCGCTGTAAATGTAGTCCATTCTGatttaggttttaaaaaaagaggtcaAAGGATAGCAATTAGCACAAGGCAAAAATACTGCAGATAAGATTGACAAAAGAGAGACATCAATAACATAAGGAAAGGtgtactgtaatttgttttaaaaacatattgacTAGCAGTCCgattcagtactgtacataacaacTGTTTTCAGCGGATCCCTGCACCCATTAAAAGCACAACCAAACgagttttaaaagtaaaagggaATGATTCATTAGTGTTAAAAATTCATTGAATTTTTAGTACGTTAGAAGTGATCACTGCAGAAACACGAATTTCGAGTCGTTCACGGGCGTGCAGTTCACTAAGGTTCTTTTGATGACAATTGCAATGTAGGCTGAAAAAAGTCTTCATTGCGTATGTCGTCATAAAaggccatttttaaaataaatgtgagcTGGTGCACATGAAATTGAGGCAACCACCataatatatatgtaaaaaaaacttttccccAAATATTCAGTATATTAAAGGGGACATATGATCAATTTTGAGATAAAAAAAACCTATGAGTCCTACGAGCGTTTGAGTAACTGAGCTTTCTGCAAATATATCCGCTGGCCAAGAAAACCACGGCAATGCACTGTGGAATGTGGCAGGGAAGCGCACACGTGCTGGCCGTTTCTGGCACCAGCGACAGATTCCGTGGGGGGCGTTCAATTTCAAAACAGCGACGCGTCTTTCCCTACTAGAGAACCGTATCACTGCAAGCTGCTCGTAACTGGGATATCGCAGCCAAAACAGACAGCTGTTGGCTCTGGGCACAGAGCATGGATTTTGGTGACCAATCTAACATTAATTCTCAAAGGCTAAGAGCAATTTGTGTTTAGGAAAGCAAGCCTTCTTAGCAGATCTTGAATTATTTACATAGTATTCAAGCACTTGCACACCCATTGCCCTGGTTCATTCTTAAATGCGcacacaatatttgaaatgtcACTTTGTTACTGCAATTGTCAATTCTAATATGCTCGTCTTAGTTTTAATCTACCAGGAATTTCCTTAATAAATGCATAACGTCCCCATCATTCTATTTATTTCCATTCTATTGAATTTAATTCTATTTAATGTGTTAATCTGTTTGTAATGCTAAAACTTCTGGAGTGGGACATTCTTAGCTAGATCACCCCTCAACCTCAACTTTCAGAACAGGCTACAAGCCACAAAGGCTGGAGAACATAGGAAAAGCAAGAACAAtcgttttattgtttatttgacTCTGTTGCCAAGGAGCAAACCTCTTAACCAGGtcattgaaaattgaaaataaccATTTGTTCTCAATTAACATTCCTGGTTACATAAAGGTGTGTATATACGTCTGTATAGAAAATCCGCTCTCGATTAACTGTTCAAAAGGGGCTGGGGTGACTGGATACAATCGTCTTTAGAATTTTATTCgtaattttttaaaagagagtACGAGAACGGTTACAaagaagaggaggccattcagtcaATGTAGCCAATTTGGTGGTTAGTAGCCAATAATCTCATTCTGCCATTTCCTGAAGGAAACCAGGGTAAGataagataaaatcactttattggccctatacaatttcttgtattagggatttgtcttttgcataccccagcttgctctccatgagacacacaggcagggagagagaagctttggatcagagcacagggtcagacattgagacggcacccctggagcagttggggttaagggccttgctcaggggcaaaacagagtaggattcttgcaggatacgaactggcaaccttccagccacaggcacagatcctttcccacagagccactgctgaTATGAAGAAACGATGGCCCCAGGTATCATACGGTCTTAATGACTCGACTGCTTGTTGCCCGCTGTAATCCCACAACCCTCTTATTCTATATGAAAGTCACTTGGAGTGACCATTTATATCACTGGTTTGAGTTTCAGTGTTTATT is part of the Lepisosteus oculatus isolate fLepOcu1 chromosome 7, fLepOcu1.hap2, whole genome shotgun sequence genome and encodes:
- the pfkfb3 gene encoding 6-phosphofructo-2-kinase/fructose-2,6-bisphosphatase 3 isoform X2; this encodes MPKELKQTRLQKIWIPSKDDRPAIPRRSGDPRLTNSPTVIVMVGLPARGKTYISKKLTRYLNWIGVPTKVFNVGEYRREAVRHYSSYDFFRPDNQDAMKIRQQCALAALRDVKSYLTEEGGHIAVFDATNTTRDRRDLILHFGSENGFKIFFIESVCEDPDVVATNIMEVKVSCPDYKDCNRTDAMEDFLKRIECYRASYQPLDPDHYDRDLCFIKVIDVGRRFLVNRIQDHIQSKIVYYLMNIHVQPRHIYLCRHGESEHNLQGRLGGDSGLSVRGKKFAGALSTFLEEQNLKDLRVWTSQMRRAIQTAEALGVPYEQWKSLNEIDAGVCEEMTYEEIKEQHPEEFALRDQDKYYYRYPKGESYQDLVQRLEPVIMELERQENVLVVCHQAVMRCLLAYFLDKSADEMPYLKCPLHTVLKLTPVAYGCKVESICLNIEAVNTHRERPEDVRKGPSTLIRRNSVTPLASPEPTKKPRIKSLDDHMPSTSSAALPVCAASEIPTSLPGQNIKRKTSGLHDVLEDCQ
- the pfkfb3 gene encoding 6-phosphofructo-2-kinase/fructose-2,6-bisphosphatase 3 isoform X3 — encoded protein: MPKELKQTRLQKIWIPSKDDRPAIPRRSGDPRLTNSPTVIVMVGLPARGKTYISKKLTRYLNWIGVPTKVFNVGEYRREAVRHYSSYDFFRPDNQDAMKIRQQCALAALRDVKSYLTEEGGHIAVFDATNTTRDRRDLILHFGSENGFKIFFIESVCEDPDVVATNIMEVKVSCPDYKDCNRTDAMEDFLKRIECYRASYQPLDPDHYDRDLCFIKVIDVGRRFLVNRIQDHIQSKIVYYLMNIHVQPRHIYLCRHGESEHNLQGRLGGDSGLSVRGKKFAGALSTFLEEQNLKDLRVWTSQMRRAIQTAEALGVPYEQWKSLNEIDAGVCEEMTYEEIKEQHPEEFALRDQDKYYYRYPKGESYQDLVQRLEPVIMELERQENVLVVCHQAVMRCLLAYFLDKSADEMPYLKCPLHTVLKLTPVAYGCKVESICLNIEAVNTHRERPEDVRKGPSTLIRRNSVTPLASPEPTKKPRIKSLDDHMPSTSSAALPVCAASEIPTSLPGQHWLGKACLT
- the pfkfb3 gene encoding 6-phosphofructo-2-kinase/fructose-2,6-bisphosphatase 3 isoform X4, coding for MCSRNAGDPRLTNSPTVIVMVGLPARGKTYISKKLTRYLNWIGVPTKVFNVGEYRREAVRHYSSYDFFRPDNQDAMKIRQQCALAALRDVKSYLTEEGGHIAVFDATNTTRDRRDLILHFGSENGFKIFFIESVCEDPDVVATNIMEVKVSCPDYKDCNRTDAMEDFLKRIECYRASYQPLDPDHYDRDLCFIKVIDVGRRFLVNRIQDHIQSKIVYYLMNIHVQPRHIYLCRHGESEHNLQGRLGGDSGLSVRGKKFAGALSTFLEEQNLKDLRVWTSQMRRAIQTAEALGVPYEQWKSLNEIDAGVCEEMTYEEIKEQHPEEFALRDQDKYYYRYPKGESYQDLVQRLEPVIMELERQENVLVVCHQAVMRCLLAYFLDKSADEMPYLKCPLHTVLKLTPVAYGCKVESICLNIEAVNTHRERPEDVRKGPSTLIRRNSVTPLASPEPTKKPRIKSLDDHMPSTSSAALPVCAASEIPTSLPGQHWLGKACLRTVFHYLKVISLLVFQRT
- the pfkfb3 gene encoding 6-phosphofructo-2-kinase/fructose-2,6-bisphosphatase 3 isoform X1, encoding MPKELKQTRLQKIWIPSKDDRPAIPRRSGDPRLTNSPTVIVMVGLPARGKTYISKKLTRYLNWIGVPTKVFNVGEYRREAVRHYSSYDFFRPDNQDAMKIRQQCALAALRDVKSYLTEEGGHIAVFDATNTTRDRRDLILHFGSENGFKIFFIESVCEDPDVVATNIMEVKVSCPDYKDCNRTDAMEDFLKRIECYRASYQPLDPDHYDRDLCFIKVIDVGRRFLVNRIQDHIQSKIVYYLMNIHVQPRHIYLCRHGESEHNLQGRLGGDSGLSVRGKKFAGALSTFLEEQNLKDLRVWTSQMRRAIQTAEALGVPYEQWKSLNEIDAGVCEEMTYEEIKEQHPEEFALRDQDKYYYRYPKGESYQDLVQRLEPVIMELERQENVLVVCHQAVMRCLLAYFLDKSADEMPYLKCPLHTVLKLTPVAYGCKVESICLNIEAVNTHRERPEDVRKGPSTLIRRNSVTPLASPEPTKKPRIKSLDDHMPSTSSAALPVCAASEIPTSLPGQHWLGKACLRTVFHYLKVISLLVFQRT